The stretch of DNA aaaaatagattataaaaaaactcagaaagtataaataattattggtagaattataataattttatttagataattcAAAATggctaaaatatatttttataataaataataaaatataaaattaaattaaataatttaaaaatcagtgaaaataatttgtattagataataaaatagatgtagagagagagagaaatttaaattttaaaaatatattaagagtGCATTTGATAGggatgaaattcattttttatctaaattataggaaattttgttaaaattgcataaataatttttttttcatgaaattcgaattctattttaatttaaaaaataaaaatttttcttgaaatcaagaaattagaattcttaGGAATAGgtgaaaattgaaatttcataaaattagaaTTCCGTTAAGTAccccaatcaaacacaccctaaatgACATTAATGATTTTACAAGTGGCATGTGAGtaatttaagattatttataaaatattaaataaatttatctaatatgagagggcatatatatttatttgtaaaaaatcaaataagaaatcatataaggattttttttttaaatgtcagataaatttaataaatatattaaaaaatataaatatttaaaatattttttatatttaacttttaccccatattttaattaacaaaaactaATTAAGTTGATTATCTAATTTGTTAAATCAGATCGAAAACCTTATTAGCCAAATCTTAAAGAACTATTCAAATCAAGGAATCACATACTTTAGTCTCTTGATTTCATTGTTCTCTTTTCTCCttgttattaattattattaatttattattttcatcttATAATACATTAAGGATGATTTTACACGcataagttaaaaatatatgtttaactattaaaatttattttttaaaaatttaaataatatttgtataaaaatgagTTTAGGTGTAATAAGATAATTGATTTTATGTTTAATAACTTATGATAAAGGTTTCATAtaggtttaaattttaatttcaaataaaaatcttTTATACTTGTAccaattatattaaatttaacaaaagtgAATGAAACATattattaagatttttttttgtattttactttaaaaaataagaattaactatattaacaagatttaaactcataatttttaaataatttaactattatatccaattttatttatttaaaattctaaaaataaaccgATATTTAAAACTTcacttaataaaattttatttaaatttttttattttgtttacacATAATAATACAAGTCACCCAAATCACGCAAATTTCTCTCAGTGTGATCACGAGAGCACAATTGCGAATTTTGGAATATTCCCATTATTGAAAAGATACTACAGTTATTTCCTATTAAAAAACACGCGTGCAGATACAGCCAACCCCACACCACATGGCTACTTAgttgttttttattaattaattaactaagacCCTATTTGTTAAGGATGTTCACGATGCGATTTGATCGATCTAAACTATTTTTAGTACACCAAATTGGTCGTGCAGTTTATCAACCAAATTATGGTACAAATAAGCCTTAAAATCAATCAAATCGCAAATTTGGTGTACTGAAAATATGATACAAATAAgccttaaaattattaaaaatgttacttaaaaatggtaaataaaaacacaaacagtgataaataaaaacaaacaatgataaataaatgtatatctATTGTGACACtacaaatatgtaatatttgtCACAAAATTACAATCATATAGTAACTAAAcaccaagaaaaataataaaattgtagCAACCAAATATtgttttcaatttctattgTGGAGATAAAAGCATgatgatttggaaaataaaCGAATGAGAAAATAGTGAAATCAAACATACCTGATACCACAACTGCTCTAGTCTTTGAAAGGAGTGAGGCGCCTATCTCCCTCCAATAATCAAAGCCCGACAGACTCTTCTCGTCGACGGGATCATAGCAGCTGCTCCTATTGGACGCCAAAACACTCCACCGAGAATCGATTTTCGCTGCTAGGTACACTGATAGGTGCTATTCGTTGGTGAGATTGGTGAACCAGTCTTCATCGTTGGTCCTCTGCTTCGCCTCGAACTGTCATAGCTGCCGGTGGAACCATGCTTCACCGTAGGTGCCATGGTTCATCGTATATGGCTTTCACTTCCTCGTCAATCCTTTGCCTCGATGGAAGATCCGGGCCTCTGGCAATTCAAAGAAAACTAACGACCAAATAGATTGAAGGGTGCAACAGTTGGTGGCGATTCAAAGCTCCGGGGCAACGTGCGGCAACATGGGTGGATGGGTTCACTGGGTTGGGTAGAGGAGGATGGGATGGGCAATTGTGATTTGGATTTGCAATTAGGGTTGAGCTCGAgagtttataattataataatataatatatatataatatttttacttatcATTTCTTGAGCGGCTCAGTTTTAAATCAAATTGCCAGTTGTACAAATTGCGGATCGTGCGGTTTGTACAGCTTACAAACCATATTGAAAcgcaaaactaaaaaaattggccAGTTCGTTCTGGCCGATTTTCGCAGTacaccaatttttttgaacacccatACTCTTcgctattttttaaattgacataaaaagcaacaaaaagtATTGACTTCAAATATAGCTATAAAATGACTTCACAAAAAGTGTTTTTATTGTTTGTTGAATTAACGTTACAAATCAACCAGCCTCTCCTTATTTTACGTCTGGGTTAGCCAAATTTGACTtaaaattgttttctttttaatttttaagataaaatttataactagtattttgaaaaaaaataaaaaagaataataggCTAGtaatatcaaatatatgttttcataaaCGACAGAATAGATTAGTGAGTCCAACTTTTTAATTCACCaaaatttgacatttaaaaaCACTTAATATAAtactaatttatattattttattaatttaatataaacaactaattatatttaacattgtatattatttattttgatttacttatataataaaaatgaatatttaataataataataataataataatttaatggtacataaagtaattaattttaacgAAGCTATTATGccaaacatataaaataatgtATTATTTTCATCAGGTAATTGGGTCCTCCCCAACCCCCTTCTGGCCCGAACAACGCATTTGTTCATCAGGCTAGAAGGGGGTTGGAGGGACCTAATTACCCCTTAGGCGGCGGCTCGCATCACTCAACATATCATTTCTATTTTACGGGtgtacaaaaaaattcaaaaatcaatgAATTGGACTAAATCAGATTGGACCGTACATTTGAATTGGTTATATTGTTCAAATGTTAGGTtttgattctaaaaaattaagaatcgatatatttagtttgattattgattttttttttcaagctgTGGTTCGAATCGAACTAAAAtcgatattatacttatatatattataattttttagatatatatatatgcataaatagtatcacttTATAAGAAACTAACAAGATTCatgaattcttttatttatactCTTTTATGTGCTATTACTATACTAAACGGTTGATATAATCTCTTGACGAgatagtttataaattattttgttatactTTTACTTTCTGACTtggaagcactaaagagattatgaatttattttaattaataaatttgtttgtaatttcatattttataaaaatatttaaaaattaaatgttaattgaatAAAATCGAATTAATCCAGTGTGATAAATTCATCATGATTtgattctatatatataatggttcgattataattcttatttttttgaaacattAAAAATGATCCAGTTAATGGAATAATATAGAGCTAGATTTTTTTAGAATCGTTAAAAACGATTCGGTTACCGGAATAATATAGAGCTAGATGAATCTGAACCCTTTAGATCTCTATCATCGCGTCCTCATCTCAAATGTAGTGGGGGCTGCGCGTCCTCTACAAATTAACGGCCTGGATCATGACGCGTCTTGCATCCTTATCCTAATTTCCCTACGTTAGCCACGTGTCTCTCCGATCTTCTTACCCCCATTGCACCGCCATATAATAGGGTTCGATTTCAGAGGAGCTCTGATactgatagagagagagagagagagaatggcaGACTCGAAAGCCAAGGAGATCGTCGCTTCAAATGCAGTAGTCGTCTTCAGGTTCTATATTCTTGCTATCTTTCTCtgtgtatatgtgtgtttaTAGATTTGCTGTGACGAACTAGTGATGGATGATGATTTTTGTGGATTGATAGCAAGACGTATTGTCCTTTCTGCGTCACCGTGAAGAAATTGTTCACAACACTTGGAGTAACCTTCAAGGTCGTCGAATTGGACACTGAAAGTGAGTGcgttctctttttctttcttcctttttctctcttgcACACACTTAGAGATCTTACTGCTCACGATTACGCGCGCACAGAGATCAGATTTGTGTCCGTAATAGGTTCCTTAATTCTTGAATTCGTTTTAGGCTTTCTCCAGTTTGATTCTTAAAGAGTAAAATAGCAAGTGATTGATTTAAGAAATAAGTGGAGATCCTTACGCCTATACAAGTGATTCCTCTGTTTGGATCCAAGAATTATGCAGTTTACTTGAGAGGAAATTAGCTTTTAGATCTGCATCCTCTCTTACGAAGGAAATCGTTATTTTCTAAGAGGTGAAATATccaaatataattcatttgCTCGGTGACATGTTAAATCTGATTGTTGaaaattaatcattaaaaaTCTTTAAGAAGTCGCTATCAACAGTGTTACTTTACTTCTATGTGGTTCGTTATACATACAGATTAATGTTTCTATTGCCTAGTTTCTGGATACAAGGATCATAGCACCATCGGATGGATGGTAAGTAAATAGCCTTCTTGACAATGCGGTTGAGATTCTTCTGTTTACTGTTATTTTTCTGTTCATTAGTTAGAGTTCTAACTGTAATTAGTTTAAGTTTAGCTATAAGTTGTATTACGAACAGAGGAAGAAAACCTTGAAAAATATATTCTCTGTATATACAACAAAGCTGCCTTGCAGCAAGCTTAAATACAATAGAAATGAATTGatgaaaaagatgaaaagacaaaaataaccCTGCTTACTCTTAACTGTACAATGAAAAGAAATACagcagaaaagaaacaacaaccaacaatcaatatcaatatttgttactccccctcaagatggaccaTGGATATCAAGTATAGCCATCTTGGATAACAAGGATGAAAGATGGTCTGCTGGCAGGGGCTTAGCGAGCACATCAGCTAGTTGGTGCTGAGTGCGAATAGGGAGCAATCGAATAAATCCAGCAACGATCTTCTAACGAATAAAATGACAATCCAACTCAAATGTGTTTCGTATGTTCATGAAACACTAGATTGGTGGCAATATGAACTGCTGCTTGGTTGTCACAGAAAAGGAGATAAGGGATGGAAGCCTTGATCTGGAATTCCGACAGCAACTGTGTGAGCCAGGTAAGCTCACTGGCAGTCATGGCAAGAGCCCGGTATTCAGCTTCAGCTGAAGAACGGGAAACAATATTCTGCTTCTTAGCCTTCCAAGAAATCAAAGAGTCACCAAGGAATATACAGAAACCAGTAGTAGACTTCCTTGAGTCTAAACAAGAtccccaatcagcatcagagAATGCCTGTAgctgaagagaagaagaaacagaaaaaaacaAACCTTGACCGGGAGTGCCTTTAAGATATTGAAGAAGGTGATGAGCAACATCTAAATGAGGCTGACGAGGCTGAGACACAAATTGACTCAGCTTGTGGACATCAAATGTAATATCAGGCCAATAAACTGTGAGATACAATAACTGACCAACGAGTCTTCTATATAAGGATGGATCTGCCAATAACTCTCCCTCAAAGGGACAAAGTTTGGAATTAGGGATCATAGGCAAAGATGATGGCTTACAGGCTAGAAAACCAATGTCCTCAAGAAGTTGGAGAGTGTAATGcctttgtgagaaaaatataCCAGAAGAAGATTGAGCAATTTCCAGCCCGAGGAAATATTTCAATCGGCCAAGATCTTTCAACTCAAACTGACTATGAAGAAAACCCTTGAGAGAATTAATAACTCCAACATTAGGATCAGTAATGattatgtcatctacatatacaagGAGGGCCACAAAGGAACTACCGGTACCTTTAGTAAAAAGAGAATAATTGGATCGAGACTGATGAAATCCATTCTGAACAAGAACACTAGAGAATTTTGAGAACCATTGCCTAGAAgcctgttttaaaccataaatgGACTTGTGTAGTTTACATACCAGCCTCTCCCCCTTAGACAAAGCATGTCCAGCAGGTTTATAGCCAAGTGGGAGGTCCATGTGTACCTCCTCAAACAAATCCCCATTAAGAAGAGCATTGTTCACATCAAGCTAAACAAGAGACCACTTGTGAATGGCAGCTAGGGCAAGTAGAACCTTGATAGTGACCAATTTTGCCACCGGAGAAAAAGTATCAAAGAAATCTAAGCCTTCTTGTTGGGTGTAATCCTTAGCTACTAACCGAGTTTTGTAATGCTCAATAGACCCATCAGACTTGTATTTAACTTTATACACCCACTTACACCCAATAGAATGTTTggaaggaggaagaggaatgacTGACCGTGTCTGATTTTGCTACATAGCATCAAGCTTAGCATCCATAGCAGCCTGCCAATGAGGATATTGAACAACTTGATGATAATGTTGAGGTTCAAAATTAGATGAGACTGTGGATAGAAAAGAGCTATGAGAAGCAGAGAGCTTGTCATAGGAAAGGTAGTGCTCCAAAGGGTAGGGTGTATGATCAAACATAGGTAACTTGCTGGCTAACAGATTATAATGAAAGTCTTGAAGGTTTGAAGTCCTGTGAACATGAATAGAAAGCATAGGAGAAGGACTAGGGCTAGAAGAAAGTGCTGGCATGCCAGCATTAGGCACATCAAAAGAGGATACAAAATCATTTGATTGTAATGAAGAATGTGGGAAATCAGAAATTGGCTTGGGCAAAACAAAATTAGGAAAGGAATCCACCACTTCATCAGAAGTAGTAACAGAGTGGAAAGGGAATACATCCTCATAGAAAACAACATCTCGAGAGACCAACATAGTCTTATTAGAGATATCATAAAGTTTATAACCTTTCATTTCGGGTGGATATCCCATGAATACACGAGCTGTAGCCCTAGGATGAAACTTATTCCTGTGAGAAGGTAATGTGGATGCAAAGCACAAGCAACCAAATactctaaaaaaatcatattccaCAGGAGAATGATACAGCAGGTAATAAGGAGATTGGTTTTGTAGACCAGAAGCTGGGTTCTATTAATCAAGAAGGCTGCAGTGAGAACACATTCCCCCCAAAACGTAATAGGAACTCGAGATTGAAAGAATAAAGCCCTAGCCACATTAAGAAGATGTTGATGTTTACGTTCTACCACTGAATTTTGTTCGGGTCTTTCAACGCAAGAAAATTGATGAAGAACTCCTTTAGAGGCAAAGAAATCAATGAAGGATAACTCCGGAGCATTGTCAGACCTAAACTTCTTTATCACAACATTAAACTGAGTTTCAACCATAGTGAAAAACTTTGGAATGATGGTCCTAGCATCACATTTTTTTCTCATTAGAAAGACCCAAGTGTATCGAGTGCAATCATCCACTAAAGTGAGAAAATATCTATGTCCAGCCTGAGTAGGAATATGATATGGACCCCATGTATCACAATGTATAAGATCAAATGCATTTTGAGACAaatgattatttgaaataaaagataaaCTCCTTTGTTTAGCTAAGGGACACACTGAACAAGGAACATGAGCTGTAGTTTTATTGACAGTGGGAAATTTCAGCAAACCACTCAATTTGTCCAACTTCTCAAAAGAAACATGACCTAGCCTATTATGCCAGGTATGTCTACTAATTATATGAGCTACTGTATTAGTAGAATTACAGCCCCTATCAACAACTTTATTACCAAAGAGAGAAGAACCAGCATCAATGACATACAGTCCATTTATGAGATCACCCTTGCTAATCATCCTCGAATGGCACACATCCTGTATAACACAGGTGTGAGATAAGAAACTGAGGCATAAAGAAGACTTCTCTGCTAATGCATTGACAGATAACAAATTAAACTTGAACTGAGGCACATAGAGCACATTCTCTAGCACTATATCAGATGATAATGTCACAGTCCCaataaaagaaacagaaaaccTGCTATGATCAGGTAATGTCACAGAAGCATCATGAATTGGTCTCAACTGATCAAAAGAAGACTGATCATAGCATATAAGACTTGTGGCCCCTAAATCAACAATCCAGAACCTAGGGCAACTAAGTCTAGGATTGATAGAAATGGAAAAACATGTACCTGATGCCTGATCAGGAGAAGTGTCAGCTTCTGTACTTGTCTTAACAGCAGATAAGTGAGAACTCAACACATTCAAGAGTTGCTGATACTGATTATGATTTAAGGACTTTATGAAGTCTCCCATATCTGATTTCTTGAATTGGCTATGGTTATTATCGTGCACCTGATTAATAACGGCAGAATTGACATGATTAGAGTTTATCTGATTAGGATTAGTCCTCTGCCTAGGCTTGTATCCTAGAGGATAGCTATGAATCTTATAACACTTTACCACAGTGTGTACACATAGCCCGGTCTCGCCTTTGGTTTTTACCTTGACTAGGCCTAATCACATCATGTTTAACAGAAAATAGAACTGAATCACTACCACTAGCAGACTCCACTACAGTTCTTTGTTTCTCCTCTTGATAAATTAGGGCAAAAACCTTATTTATTGGGGGAACAGGATCCATGAGCAGTAATTGACCTCGTACTTGAGCAAAAGACTCATTTAATCCCATTAGAAATGACATGACAACTCCATTTGATAATGATCCGTGAGAGATTTAATTCCACAACAAGAACAGTTCCCACACGTACATACAGGCCTATAATTGCTCAACTCATCCCAAACAGTTTTTAATTTCGTAAAATAAGCACTAACAGACAATTGGCCTtgatttaagttcatcaattcaCGCCTTAATTGAAATATCCTAGGATCATTGCTCTGTTGATACCGTTCTTTAAGATCAGTCCAAATATCATATGCAGATTCATAGTATATAATGCTAGCAGAAATCTCCTTGGAAACTGAATTGAGAATCCAAGATATGACGATGTTGTTATTCCTTATCCAAGCATTAGTAAGAGAGATATCACCTGTAGGTCCTGAAATTGAACCATTGATGAACCCTAGTGTATTCTTCACAGACAGCGCGATCACCATTGCACGACTCTAGGACATATAATTTTCTCCGGTCAGGGGCTGAGACACCAAAACAAGTCCAGGACTGTCGGAATGGTGGAGGAAATAAGGACTAGATCCGTCGTCGACAGAAGGATTGTTCactgatgaggaagaagaattaAGTGCAAACGCAGCCATAGACAAAGTTTGAACGATCAGAAAACCAATAGAATACCAGATCTGTCAAACAACAAGAAGATCGAACGAATCGATGAACTAGGGTTTCGattttgaatgaattgaaacaaaacaacaagatcGCCTGAAAAGAAGAAATCTATGAGATCCAGTTAGAACAACAAGATCTAAccggaagaagaaaaaaaatagtaagaTTGCTGGGAGAAAGTCGGCGAGAATGACAGAAGCTATCGGAGGCAATGGAagcgctctgataccatattacgaacaaaggaagaaaactttgaaaaatatacTCTCTGTATATACAACAAAGCTGCCTTGCAGCAAGCTTAAATACAATAGAAATGAATAGatgaaaaagatgaaaagacaaaaataatacagcagaaaagaaacaacaaccAACAATCAATATCAATATTTGTTAAGTTGTAATATAATTTGACTATTGCACAGTCTATCTCAATGAGAGAAATTAATCTTTTCCAAATCCCCATTCTCTCCGGAacacatcttcttcttctttgacaATATCATGGCTTTTCTACAAATGCAAATTGCATCATGTGATGAGAATGCATGATCAAGAAAATTTACCGTGTTCAGAACTTTGGCTTTTAGATtaacaaagagaaaatgaagattaCAGGGAAGTAAATGAAGGAACGGATGCAcctttttatttacttttggATGGATAAGAATGGAAGGAAGTGAATAGATATTCCCCAAATGGCTCATCATTTAATTTGGTTATCCATAAAAACATATGGGTAAGTAACGAGTTGATCTATATGTCAATTGGCAAACCTCTGATCAAGCCAttaaaattccaattttattgCAAGAGATCCACCCTTTGTGCATGGCAGGGAAACTAGTGTAACCACTGGATTATACTTTGTCTTACGATTGCTTGCGTgtgatttttgtgttttttataaTAAACGTCAACCAACAATTCTGTActtttataacattttttcaGGTGATGGAAAAGAGATACAAGCTGCATTGACTGAGTGGACTGGACAGAGAACCGTGCCAAATGTTTTTGTTGGCGGGAAACACATTGGCGGCTGCGATTGTAGGGCGTCAACCCTCTTATGTATTAAGTACTTTGTTTGAACGGCTTTGTTTAATTTGGTGTTTATAATGTCTTCTCGGTATGTTTTTGCAGCCACAACTGCCTTGCACAATGGAGGGAAGCTGGTTCCGTTGCTGACTGAAGCCGGAGCGCTTGTCAAATCTTCCTAAAAGGATCGGTGCCAGAtgcaaattataataaaaaagtgTGTAGTTTATGTTGTTTGTCTGCTTTGCCGAATCGGGACTAAAACCTTAATATGAATAAAGATGTCAATGCCCTAATGGTTAATCAATGTAATTTTGTCTGCAACCCACAGAATAAGTGCTTTCTGCAGTGCTGGTCAGTTTGTGTCGTGTCTCCGCCTGTTTCTGGTAAATTTCTGGATGCTGTCCGTAAATTTGGGTTATGACATCAGTTTTATGATTTGGAGTAATTCAGTAGCTGGTGTGGTGCACGTAATTGTGGTTGCTCTAAAAAAAATTGGTAACCTTGAAGCACTAGCTTTTGCAATGGCATAAGAACTTCAGAGATGAGTTACCACCCACTTTTTCAGTTCCATTAGAAGCATCATTGGCCAATTCTTTTCCTCACGATT from Diospyros lotus cultivar Yz01 chromosome 6, ASM1463336v1, whole genome shotgun sequence encodes:
- the LOC127803426 gene encoding glutaredoxin, with amino-acid sequence MADSKAKEIVASNAVVVFSKTYCPFCVTVKKLFTTLGVTFKVVELDTESDGKEIQAALTEWTGQRTVPNVFVGGKHIGGCDSTTALHNGGKLVPLLTEAGALVKSS